From the Malus domestica chromosome 17, GDT2T_hap1 genome, one window contains:
- the LOC103405550 gene encoding uncharacterized protein isoform X1 — translation MISMDVKGVTWVGGVYQKFETMCLEVEEDMYQDTVKFVENQVQTVGASVKKFYAEVMQDLVCHSSVDPEIIPAFGDLVENNFHVDNSKKSKVSKKGEPVKVDVEKLSGDSEVIAAMNMDMDHKSLFHGQHMDEYRMLSSGNCAGGACSDVYLRQDYDGSNFNNSNSVVKENPIKENLPGAITPVESDLGRPSSSCCVNLNDTYEVSSERRDTAITPSITEGMTCKSTRESCVIANASQCTADVSVDSRTSNMIVLDKLEAKEWNEIPDSSFGGSSVESNGSSPSGQVHSEKYAAKEISASHPGGLHDSNFYATESNTVVHGTENIQQSERAKLEETCVMVTGEDIHFVPHVDSKHRPYKKKIQNVLALRKRSARKQEYEQLALWYGDDEKSNLESGERLGHSPTVEETQKSPAHEFCESEWEIL, via the exons ATGATCAGTATGGATGTGAAAGGTGTAACCTGGGTTGGTGGTGTATACCAGAAATTCGAGACTATGTGCTTGGAGGTAGAAGAAGATATGTACCAG GACACGGTCAAATTTGTTGAGAATCAGGTACAGACTGTTGGTGCAAGTGTTAAAAAGTTCTATGCAGAAGTAATGCAAGATTTGGTCTGTCACTCTTCAGTGGATCCGGAGATTATACCAGCCTTTGGGGACCTTGTAGAAAATAATTTTCATGTTGATAATTCTAAAAAGTCAAAGGTTAGTAAGAAAGGAGAGCCGGTAAAAGTTGATGTTGAAAAATTGAGTGGGGATTCAGAGGTGATTGCTGCAATGAATATGGATATGGACCATAAATCATTGTTCCATGGACAGCACATGGATGAATATCGCATGCTATCCTCAGGGAATTGTGCTGGAGGAGCATGCTCTGATGTATACTTAAGACAAGACTATGATGGGAGTAATTTTAATAATTCAAACTCGGTTGTCAAAGAAAACCCAATCAAGGAGAACTTACCCGGGGCAATCACTCCGGTTGAATCTGATTTGGGTAGGCCATCATCATCCTGCTGTGTAAATTTGAATGATACCTATGAAGTTTCGAGCGAACGTAGAGATACAGCTATAACCCCATCTATAACCGAAGGTATGACATGTAAGTCCACAAGGGAAAGTTGTGTGATTGCAAATGCAAGCCAATGTACGGCTGATGTTTCAGTTGACAGCCGAACATCTAATATGATTGTTTTGGATAAATTGGAAGCAAAAGAATGGAATGAAATACCAGATTCATCCTTTGGTGGCTCATCAGTAGAATCAAATG gATCCTCTCCAAGTGGACAAGTACACTCTGAAAAATATGCTGCCAAGGAAATCTCTGCGTCTCATCCTG GGGGTTTGCATGACTCCAATTTTTATGCAACTGAGAGTAATACTGTTGTACATGGAACGGAAAACATTCAACAATCTGAAAGGGCAAAGCTTGAGGAGACTTGTGTAATGGTGACTGGTGAGGACATTCATTTTGTTCCTCACGTGGACAGTAAACATAGGCCTTACAAG aaaaaaattcagaatgtCCTTGCTTTGAGGAAGAGGTCAGCAAGGAAGCAAGAATATGAGCAGCTTGCATTATGGTATGGGGATGATGAGAAATCAAATTTAGAAAGTGGAGAACGTCTCGGGCATTCTCCGACCGTGGAGGAGACACAGAAATCACCAGCTCATGAATTTTGTGAATCTGAATGGGAGATTCTCTAG
- the LOC103405550 gene encoding uncharacterized protein isoform X2 — protein sequence MISMDVKGVTWVGGVYQKFETMCLEVEEDMYQDTVKFVENQVQTVGASVKKFYAEVMQDLVCHSSVDPEIIPAFGDLVENNFHVDNSKKSKVSKKGEPVKVDVEKLSGDSEVIAAMNMDMDHKSLFHGQHMDEYRMLSSGNCAGGACSDVYLRQDYDGSNFNNSNSVVKENPIKENLPGAITPVESDLGRPSSSCCVNLNDTYEVSSERRDTAITPSITEGMTCKSTRESCVIANASQCTADVSVDSRTSNMIVLDKLEAKEWNEIPDSSFGGSSVESNGSSPSGQVHSEKYAAKEISASHPGGLHDSNFYATESNTVVHGTENIQQSERAKLEETCVMVTGEDIHFVPHVDSKHRPYKNVLALRKRSARKQEYEQLALWYGDDEKSNLESGERLGHSPTVEETQKSPAHEFCESEWEIL from the exons ATGATCAGTATGGATGTGAAAGGTGTAACCTGGGTTGGTGGTGTATACCAGAAATTCGAGACTATGTGCTTGGAGGTAGAAGAAGATATGTACCAG GACACGGTCAAATTTGTTGAGAATCAGGTACAGACTGTTGGTGCAAGTGTTAAAAAGTTCTATGCAGAAGTAATGCAAGATTTGGTCTGTCACTCTTCAGTGGATCCGGAGATTATACCAGCCTTTGGGGACCTTGTAGAAAATAATTTTCATGTTGATAATTCTAAAAAGTCAAAGGTTAGTAAGAAAGGAGAGCCGGTAAAAGTTGATGTTGAAAAATTGAGTGGGGATTCAGAGGTGATTGCTGCAATGAATATGGATATGGACCATAAATCATTGTTCCATGGACAGCACATGGATGAATATCGCATGCTATCCTCAGGGAATTGTGCTGGAGGAGCATGCTCTGATGTATACTTAAGACAAGACTATGATGGGAGTAATTTTAATAATTCAAACTCGGTTGTCAAAGAAAACCCAATCAAGGAGAACTTACCCGGGGCAATCACTCCGGTTGAATCTGATTTGGGTAGGCCATCATCATCCTGCTGTGTAAATTTGAATGATACCTATGAAGTTTCGAGCGAACGTAGAGATACAGCTATAACCCCATCTATAACCGAAGGTATGACATGTAAGTCCACAAGGGAAAGTTGTGTGATTGCAAATGCAAGCCAATGTACGGCTGATGTTTCAGTTGACAGCCGAACATCTAATATGATTGTTTTGGATAAATTGGAAGCAAAAGAATGGAATGAAATACCAGATTCATCCTTTGGTGGCTCATCAGTAGAATCAAATG gATCCTCTCCAAGTGGACAAGTACACTCTGAAAAATATGCTGCCAAGGAAATCTCTGCGTCTCATCCTG GGGGTTTGCATGACTCCAATTTTTATGCAACTGAGAGTAATACTGTTGTACATGGAACGGAAAACATTCAACAATCTGAAAGGGCAAAGCTTGAGGAGACTTGTGTAATGGTGACTGGTGAGGACATTCATTTTGTTCCTCACGTGGACAGTAAACATAGGCCTTACAAG aatgtCCTTGCTTTGAGGAAGAGGTCAGCAAGGAAGCAAGAATATGAGCAGCTTGCATTATGGTATGGGGATGATGAGAAATCAAATTTAGAAAGTGGAGAACGTCTCGGGCATTCTCCGACCGTGGAGGAGACACAGAAATCACCAGCTCATGAATTTTGTGAATCTGAATGGGAGATTCTCTAG
- the LOC103405569 gene encoding protein trichome birefringence-like 42, whose translation MDNVSPVSRGWRLCIVASCISCIIPIFFLKHSHDSVNLSTLGNIDITSTISINESDANIQFLQQGYFEEHVTQLNEEDKCNIFDGKWVYDPKGSPMYKGAQCPFLSDQVSCQRNGRSDFIYEKWSWEAKGCKIPRFDATDMLERLRGKRVIIVGDSLNRNQWESLACLLYSALPPSQTLVSVKSGIYKVFTAKAYNCSVEFYWSPFLMQQNVNQDSGARILRLDRVATSAMKWIGADIMVFNTGHWWVHHGKIKTWDLFQYEGKTMENMEIESAFDMAMNTWARWVDQNVDATKTRVFFRSISPEHKGKHWCYNETQPIEGDSYETTFPGKIIKVIERTMQRMKTPVTYLNITKLSQHRRDAHPAVYATKEWKQLLALQNRKPETYADCSHWCLPGLPDTWNRLLYVSLVLDTSKVILSS comes from the exons ATGGACAACGTATCCCCCGTTAGTCGAGGATGGAGGCTCTGCATAGTTGCAAGCTGTATAAGCTGCATCATTCCGATATTCTTTCTCAAACACAGCCACGACAGCGTAAACCTATCAACTCTTGGGAACATAGACATAACATCAACAATATCGATCAATGAATCAGATGCAAACATTCAGTTCTTGCAACAAGGATACTTCGAGGAACATGTGACACAATTGAATGAAGAAGACAAGTGCAACATATTTGATGGAAAATGGGTTTACGATCCGAAGGGAAGTCCTATGTACAAAGGGGCACAGTGTCCGTTTCTTAGTGACCAGGTCAGCTGCCAAAGGAATGGAAGGTCGGATTTCATATATGAGAAATGGAGCTGGGAGGCCAAGGGGTGTAAGATTCCAAG GTTTGACGCAACAGACATGTTGGAGAGACTAAGAGGAAAGAGAGTGATCATAGTTGGAGACTCACTTAACAGAAACCAGTGGGAATCCCTAGCTTGTCTTCTTTACTCAGCTCTACCTCCCTCTCAAACCCTAGTCAGCGTGAAAAGCGGCATCTACAAGGTCTTCACAGCTAAG GCGTACAACTGTTCTGTTGAATTCTACTGGAGCCCATTTTTAATGCAGCAAAATGTTAACCAAGATAGTGGTGCTAGGATTCTTAGGCTTGACAGAGTTGCAACCTCGGCCATGAAGTGGATAGGGGCAGACATTATGGTATTCAACACCGGTCACTGGTGGGTGCACCATGGGAAGATCAAGAC GTGGGACTTGTTTCAATACGAGGGCAAAACAATGGAGAATATGGAGATTGAATCAGCATTTGATATGGCAATGAATACCTGGGCACGTTGGGTTGATCAAAATGTGGATGCGACTAAAACAAGAGTCTTCTTCCGCAGCATTTCACCAGAGCACAAGGGAAAGCATTGGTGTTACAACGAAACCCAACCCATTGAAGGCGATTCCTACGAAACAACATTTCCGGGGAAAATTATAAAAGTTATTGAGAGAACAATGCAGCGCATGAAGACCCCAGTGACGTACCTGAACATTACAAAGCTGTCTCAGCATCGAAGAGATGCGCATCCAGCAGTTTATGCGACAAAGGAGTGGAAGCAGTTATTAGCTTTGCAAAATAGAAAACCGGAGACTTATGCTGATTGCAGCCACTGGTGTTTGCCTGGCCTGCCAGATACCTGGAATAGGCTATTGTATGTATCTTTGGTCTTGGACACCTCCAAAGTCATTCTTAGTTCTTAA